Proteins encoded within one genomic window of Couchioplanes caeruleus:
- a CDS encoding DUF2530 domain-containing protein yields MVPFALAGIAAFAVAGVILLLADAPDDWLWTCLAGLLLGIPGLITMLRHDAHRRRRRALTHPEFRVNSQG; encoded by the coding sequence ATGGTGCCCTTCGCCCTGGCCGGCATCGCGGCCTTCGCGGTCGCGGGCGTGATCCTGCTCCTCGCCGACGCCCCGGACGACTGGCTGTGGACCTGCCTGGCGGGCCTGCTCCTCGGCATCCCGGGCTTGATCACGATGCTCAGGCACGACGCCCATCGGCGCCGCCGCCGCGCCCTGACCCACCCCGAATTCCGCGTCAACAGCCAGGGCTGA
- a CDS encoding NCS2 family permease, translated as MSTASASANDESPTASPPERSGPTPRNGLDRFFQVSARGSTLGREVRGGFATFFTMAYIVVLNPLILAAGVDATGARLPVTALAAGTALVAGVMTILMGVVARFPLALAAGLGVNALVAYEIAPEMTWADAMGLVVIEGVVIGVLVLTGLRTAVFRAVPTPLKTAIGVGIGLFLMMIGLVDAGFVRRIPDASGTTVPVELGIGGKLTTWPLLVFCLGLLFTLILFVRRVKGAILIGILATTVLAVIVEAIAHVGPSFVDGKPNPDGWALNVPTLPDKILDLPDLSLLGQFNVLDSWSRAGWLVVIMFVFTLLITDFFDTMGTMVAVGQEGGLLDAAGMPPRTREILLVDSVAAAAGGAASVSSNTSFIESASGVAEGARTGVANLVTGVLFLLAMFLAPLVTVVPFEAASTALVVVGFLMMTAVRQIDWTDPEIAIPAFLAITLMPFTYSISNGIGAGVVSYVVIKLAVGKARQVRPLLYGVAVLFVLYFLRGPLESALF; from the coding sequence ATGTCCACTGCCTCCGCAAGCGCGAACGACGAGTCCCCCACCGCCTCTCCTCCGGAGCGGAGCGGGCCTACCCCTCGCAATGGTCTCGATCGCTTCTTTCAGGTCTCGGCCCGCGGCTCGACGCTGGGGCGGGAGGTCCGGGGCGGGTTCGCGACCTTCTTCACGATGGCCTACATCGTGGTGCTCAACCCGCTGATCCTGGCCGCGGGCGTGGACGCGACCGGCGCGCGGCTGCCGGTGACCGCGCTCGCCGCCGGTACGGCCCTGGTCGCCGGCGTGATGACGATCCTGATGGGCGTCGTGGCCCGGTTCCCGCTGGCGCTCGCGGCGGGGCTGGGCGTGAACGCGCTGGTGGCGTACGAGATCGCACCCGAGATGACGTGGGCCGACGCGATGGGTCTGGTGGTCATCGAGGGTGTGGTGATCGGCGTGCTGGTGCTGACCGGGCTGCGGACCGCGGTGTTCCGTGCCGTGCCGACCCCGTTGAAGACCGCGATCGGCGTCGGCATCGGCCTGTTCCTGATGATGATCGGCCTGGTGGACGCCGGGTTCGTCCGGCGCATCCCGGACGCCTCGGGCACGACCGTGCCGGTCGAGCTGGGCATCGGCGGCAAGCTGACGACCTGGCCGCTGCTGGTCTTCTGCCTGGGCCTGCTGTTCACCCTGATCCTCTTCGTCCGCCGGGTGAAGGGTGCGATCCTGATCGGCATCCTGGCGACGACGGTGCTGGCCGTCATCGTCGAGGCGATCGCTCACGTCGGTCCTTCCTTCGTCGATGGCAAGCCGAACCCCGACGGCTGGGCGCTGAACGTCCCCACGCTGCCGGACAAGATCCTGGACCTTCCGGACCTGTCGCTGCTGGGCCAGTTCAACGTGCTGGACTCGTGGAGTCGGGCCGGCTGGCTGGTCGTCATCATGTTCGTGTTCACGCTGCTGATCACGGACTTCTTCGACACCATGGGCACGATGGTGGCCGTGGGTCAGGAGGGTGGGCTGCTGGACGCTGCGGGCATGCCGCCACGCACGCGGGAGATCCTGCTGGTCGACTCCGTCGCCGCGGCGGCCGGTGGTGCGGCGAGTGTGTCCAGCAACACCTCGTTCATCGAGAGCGCGTCGGGTGTCGCCGAGGGCGCGCGTACGGGCGTCGCCAACCTCGTCACGGGCGTGTTGTTCCTGCTGGCGATGTTCCTGGCGCCGCTGGTCACGGTGGTGCCGTTCGAGGCGGCGTCCACGGCGCTGGTGGTGGTCGGCTTCCTGATGATGACGGCGGTCCGGCAGATCGACTGGACGGATCCCGAGATCGCGATTCCCGCGTTCCTGGCCATCACGCTGATGCCGTTCACGTACTCGATCTCGAACGGCATCGGCGCGGGCGTCGTCTCGTACGTCGTCATCAAGCTCGCCGTCGGCAAGGCCCGGCAGGTGCGGCCGTTGCTGTACGGCGTGGCCGTGCTCTTCGTCCTGTACTTCCTTCGTGGCCCGCTGGAGTCCGCCCTCTTCTGA
- a CDS encoding DUF3027 domain-containing protein: MWGSRCHGGWPVGDNGPVTTRTAANRAARLDQVCADAVGVARGAITDVDQADIGEHLEAVAEGDRVVTHFFESHLAGYQGWRWAVTVTRVPRSRHVTVCETVLLPGPDALMAPGWVPWNERVQPGDLGVGDLMPTAPDDDRLAPGYVLSDDAAVEAVSWELGLGRSRVMSLEGRMETAQRWYEGDSGPDAPIATAAPRNARCGTCGFYLPLAGSMRTMFGVCGNLYAPDDARAVSADHGCGAHSEALLGAAEQPVEELPTVYDDSEVEAVAVSRGHGSVEASEPGEDYGHS; the protein is encoded by the coding sequence ATGTGGGGGAGTCGTTGTCACGGAGGTTGGCCGGTGGGGGACAATGGCCCGGTGACGACCAGGACCGCCGCGAACCGTGCCGCCCGACTCGACCAGGTCTGCGCCGATGCGGTCGGCGTGGCGCGGGGTGCCATCACCGATGTGGACCAGGCCGACATCGGTGAACACCTCGAGGCGGTGGCCGAGGGCGACCGGGTCGTGACCCATTTCTTCGAGAGCCACCTGGCCGGATATCAGGGCTGGCGGTGGGCGGTCACCGTGACCCGCGTGCCCCGGTCGCGGCACGTCACCGTCTGCGAGACCGTGCTGCTGCCCGGCCCCGACGCGCTGATGGCCCCGGGCTGGGTGCCGTGGAACGAGCGGGTGCAGCCGGGCGACCTCGGCGTCGGCGACCTCATGCCCACCGCTCCCGACGACGACCGGCTCGCTCCCGGCTATGTGCTCAGCGACGACGCCGCGGTCGAGGCCGTTTCCTGGGAGCTCGGGCTCGGCCGGTCCCGGGTGATGTCCCTCGAGGGCCGCATGGAGACCGCCCAGCGGTGGTACGAGGGCGACTCCGGCCCGGACGCCCCGATCGCCACTGCCGCCCCCCGCAACGCCCGCTGCGGCACGTGCGGCTTCTACCTGCCGCTCGCCGGCTCCATGCGGACGATGTTCGGCGTCTGCGGCAACCTGTACGCCCCCGACGATGCCCGGGCGGTCAGCGCCGACCACGGGTGCGGCGCGCACTCGGAGGCGCTGCTCGGCGCGGCGGAGCAGCCGGTCGAGGAGCTGCCGACGGTCTACGACGACAGCGAGGTCGAGGCGGTGGCGGTGAGCCGAGGTCACGGCTCGGTGGAGGCCAGCGAGCCCGGCGAGGACTACGGCCATAGCTGA
- a CDS encoding MFS transporter has protein sequence MPLLPTIGRTVGTGVKAMRMLVRGGLRGSAWATRRVGDARARGAAGEIGMIRLFDLHALSCAGDTLIAIGLAGTIFFNVPLGEARSKVALYLLITMVPFALLAPVVGPLLDHFRHGRRYALATAMLGRAFLAYVISDNLLGWGLYPAAFGVLALSRAYGVARSAAVPRLLPEGVGLSQVGARASVYGTFAGAVVAPIGLLAFKIGPQWPLRVSSVIFLVGMVIALRLPPRADSDPPEEVPRPFRTVLRLRRGPDRPLSGSLVVGTLIGSASFRCLYGFLLLYLAFAVKAQGLGTDLFGRDIGSQGAVALVGGALAVGTFLATAIGTRLRIRRPAALQSSGLTITAAVAVLTALFFTLPMVALLCLVASVFSGISKLAVDASIQERVPERLRASAFAHSETVLMIAWVIGGAVGIIPLDGRLGIAVAALFALAAAIRGTIVATRLRGERLHGRPDLAAEDTVTVEQPATTGEPPTQPIPTGPGASPPPAPPHPAGPPTPHPASRPVSRQTAGLPTSPHPASPPTPPHAAGLPTSPPSEAPAAWARQSGAMTPDGGAMSPDGGAMSPDGGRPTGPREHPPTAPASGPPAPPLPRKPTGRRRRLFSRSSATNGEPLPTQPSEALTPPMATPGPAPDQPSAPEQPRDDDLAPPGFHIYRPSSATSGDSSQPDEAGR, from the coding sequence ATGCCGCTGCTTCCCACGATCGGACGCACCGTCGGCACCGGCGTCAAGGCCATGCGGATGCTGGTGCGAGGCGGGCTGCGCGGCAGCGCGTGGGCGACCCGCCGGGTGGGCGACGCCCGGGCCCGTGGCGCGGCCGGGGAGATCGGCATGATCCGCCTCTTCGACCTGCACGCGCTCTCCTGCGCCGGGGACACCCTGATCGCCATCGGCCTGGCCGGGACGATCTTCTTCAATGTGCCGCTGGGCGAGGCGCGCAGCAAGGTGGCGCTCTACCTGCTCATCACGATGGTGCCGTTCGCGCTGCTGGCACCCGTGGTGGGCCCGCTGCTCGACCACTTCCGGCACGGCCGGCGATATGCCCTCGCCACGGCGATGCTCGGCCGCGCGTTCCTGGCATACGTCATCTCCGACAATTTGCTCGGCTGGGGACTCTATCCGGCGGCGTTCGGCGTGCTCGCGCTCTCCCGTGCGTACGGTGTGGCCAGGTCCGCGGCCGTTCCCCGCCTCCTGCCGGAAGGCGTCGGTCTTTCCCAGGTGGGCGCCCGGGCCAGCGTCTACGGCACCTTCGCGGGCGCGGTGGTGGCGCCGATCGGCCTGCTCGCGTTCAAGATCGGTCCGCAGTGGCCGCTGCGGGTCTCGTCGGTCATCTTCCTGGTCGGCATGGTGATCGCGCTGCGCCTGCCGCCGCGGGCCGACTCGGATCCCCCCGAGGAGGTGCCCCGCCCGTTCCGCACCGTGCTGCGCCTGCGCCGCGGTCCCGACCGGCCGCTGTCGGGCAGCCTGGTCGTGGGCACCCTGATCGGCAGCGCCAGCTTCCGTTGTCTGTACGGCTTCCTGCTGCTCTATCTGGCCTTCGCCGTGAAGGCGCAGGGGCTCGGCACCGACCTCTTCGGGCGAGACATCGGCAGCCAGGGCGCCGTGGCCCTGGTCGGGGGCGCCCTGGCGGTCGGCACGTTCCTCGCCACCGCGATCGGCACCCGGCTGCGCATCCGCCGCCCGGCGGCCCTGCAGTCGAGCGGCCTGACCATCACTGCCGCCGTGGCGGTGCTGACGGCGCTCTTCTTCACGCTGCCCATGGTGGCGCTGCTGTGTCTGGTGGCGTCCGTCTTCAGCGGCATCTCGAAGCTCGCGGTCGACGCCAGCATCCAGGAACGGGTCCCGGAACGCCTGCGAGCCAGCGCATTCGCCCACTCGGAAACCGTCCTGATGATCGCCTGGGTGATCGGCGGCGCGGTCGGCATCATCCCCCTCGACGGGCGCCTGGGCATCGCCGTCGCCGCCCTCTTCGCGCTGGCCGCGGCGATCCGAGGCACCATCGTGGCAACCCGCCTGCGCGGCGAACGCCTCCACGGACGCCCTGACCTCGCCGCCGAGGACACCGTCACCGTGGAGCAACCGGCAACGACCGGCGAACCGCCTACCCAGCCGATCCCCACAGGCCCAGGAGCGTCGCCACCACCCGCGCCACCACACCCGGCCGGCCCGCCGACACCCCACCCGGCAAGCCGGCCCGTCTCACGGCAGACGGCCGGACTGCCCACGTCGCCGCACCCGGCAAGCCCGCCCACTCCACCGCACGCGGCGGGACTGCCCACCTCGCCGCCCTCGGAGGCACCGGCGGCCTGGGCGCGACAATCCGGCGCGATGACTCCGGACGGCGGCGCGATGAGTCCGGACGGCGGCGCGATGAGTCCGGACGGCGGCCGGCCGACGGGCCCGAGGGAACACCCGCCCACAGCCCCGGCGTCCGGCCCGCCCGCACCCCCGCTGCCGAGGAAACCGACCGGCCGCAGGCGCCGCTTGTTCTCCCGCTCCAGCGCCACGAACGGCGAGCCGTTGCCCACCCAGCCATCGGAAGCCCTCACACCGCCGATGGCGACACCCGGGCCTGCGCCCGATCAGCCCTCGGCGCCGGAACAACCGCGCGACGACGACCTCGCCCCGCCCGGCTTCCACATCTACCGGCCCTCGTCCGCCACCAGCGGCGACAGCTCCCAGCCCGACGAGGCCGGACGGTGA
- a CDS encoding MarR family winged helix-turn-helix transcriptional regulator has protein sequence MERSVAERMTAEQLAISLREAITRLGRRVRQARPIGDLTFSQLSALTSLQLSGPLTPRELADVERVQPPTMTKIVGKLEERGLVARTPHPTDRRQVFLMATERGRVVYAQFEEARNEWLAKKLAELTPEERDTLERAARILQQVARS, from the coding sequence ATGGAGCGGTCGGTGGCGGAGCGCATGACAGCCGAGCAACTGGCCATCTCGCTGCGCGAGGCGATCACCCGGCTGGGCCGCCGGGTGCGCCAGGCCCGGCCCATCGGGGATCTCACGTTCAGCCAGCTCTCGGCGCTGACCAGCCTTCAGCTCTCCGGGCCGCTGACTCCTCGTGAGCTCGCCGACGTGGAGCGGGTGCAGCCGCCGACGATGACCAAGATCGTCGGCAAGCTGGAGGAGCGCGGCCTCGTGGCGCGTACGCCCCACCCGACCGATCGCCGCCAGGTCTTCCTGATGGCGACCGAGCGGGGCCGGGTCGTCTACGCGCAGTTCGAAGAGGCGCGCAACGAGTGGCTGGCGAAAAAGCTGGCCGAGCTCACCCCCGAGGAACGCGACACGCTCGAACGGGCCGCGCGGATCCTGCAGCAGGTCGCCCGGTCCTGA
- a CDS encoding HAD family hydrolase: MSPAVGFDLDMTLIDSRPGIRAAYRALTARTGVHVDADLAVTRLGPPLRTELREWFPETDVEEAVTTYRALYPDHAIAPTVPMPGAIAALAAVRERGFRVVVVTSKLGRLAALHLAHLGMKYDELAGDLFAEGKAAALTEHGVRWYVGDHVADMVAANTAGVPGIGVATGPCTPEDLAGAGAAYVLPDLTGLSVLLDEITVGS; this comes from the coding sequence GTGAGTCCCGCGGTCGGGTTCGATCTGGACATGACCTTGATCGACTCCCGACCCGGGATCCGCGCGGCCTACCGGGCGCTGACCGCGAGGACCGGCGTGCACGTCGACGCCGATCTCGCGGTCACCCGGCTCGGGCCGCCGTTGCGGACGGAGTTGCGGGAGTGGTTTCCCGAGACGGACGTGGAAGAGGCAGTGACCACCTACCGGGCTCTGTACCCGGACCACGCCATCGCGCCGACCGTGCCCATGCCGGGGGCGATCGCTGCGCTGGCTGCCGTACGGGAACGGGGTTTTCGGGTCGTGGTGGTCACCTCCAAGCTGGGCCGCCTCGCGGCGCTGCACCTCGCCCACCTCGGCATGAAATATGACGAGCTGGCGGGTGACCTGTTCGCCGAGGGCAAGGCGGCGGCGCTCACCGAACACGGCGTGCGCTGGTACGTGGGCGACCATGTGGCCGACATGGTCGCGGCGAACACGGCCGGGGTCCCGGGCATCGGCGTGGCGACCGGTCCCTGTACGCCGGAGGACCTGGCCGGGGCGGGAGCGGCGTACGTGCTCCCCGACCTGACCGGGCTGTCCGTTCTGCTCGACGAGATTACGGTTGGGTCCTGA
- a CDS encoding futalosine hydrolase, with protein MTAARLLIVTAVEAEAAAVRAGINPAETPTTAAGTDPVTVDATTAGGDPAAVDATTAGGDPAAVDATTAGGDPAAVDVAAVGVGPAAAAAGTARLLALAEARGLPYRAVISAGIAGGFAGRAEVGAVVLAARSIAADLGAETPDGFLPVEELGFGSSVAEADADLLAALSSALPHAVIGDVLTLATVTGTAGTAAALSARFPAAVAEAMEGHGVACAARAAGVPFAELRTISNPIGPRDRASWRLKEAFSALTDAAAKACG; from the coding sequence GTGACGGCGGCGCGCCTGCTGATCGTCACCGCGGTCGAGGCCGAGGCCGCCGCCGTCCGGGCCGGGATCAATCCCGCCGAAACCCCCACCACCGCGGCCGGAACCGATCCCGTCACGGTCGACGCCACAACGGCCGGAGGCGATCCCGCCGCGGTCGACGCCACAACGGCCGGAGGCGATCCCGCCGCGGTCGACGCCACAACGGCCGGAGGCGATCCCGCCGCGGTCGACGTCGCGGCGGTCGGGGTCGGCCCTGCGGCCGCGGCCGCGGGCACCGCCCGCCTCCTGGCCCTTGCCGAGGCTCGCGGCCTCCCCTACCGGGCGGTGATCAGCGCCGGAATCGCGGGCGGTTTCGCCGGGCGGGCGGAGGTCGGCGCGGTCGTACTCGCCGCCCGCAGCATCGCCGCGGATCTCGGTGCCGAGACGCCCGACGGCTTCCTGCCCGTCGAGGAGCTCGGCTTCGGCAGCAGTGTCGCCGAGGCCGACGCCGACCTGCTCGCGGCCCTGTCGTCCGCCCTGCCGCACGCCGTCATCGGTGACGTGCTGACCCTCGCCACGGTCACCGGCACCGCCGGGACGGCCGCGGCCCTGAGCGCACGCTTCCCCGCCGCGGTCGCCGAGGCGATGGAGGGTCACGGCGTGGCCTGCGCGGCACGGGCCGCGGGGGTGCCCTTCGCCGAGCTGCGGACCATCTCGAACCCGATCGGCCCGCGCGACCGGGCCTCCTGGCGTCTCAAGGAGGCATTCTCCGCCCTCACCGACGCCGCCGCGAAGGCCTGTGGATAA
- a CDS encoding cold-shock protein: MPTGRVKWYDAAKGFGFVTSDEGGDVFLPKGALPSGVADLRAGQRVEFGVVDSRKGAQALGVKVLDAPPSVAELRRRPADELHGLVEDMIKVLEAKVQPDLRRGRYPDKRTAQKVAQLVHAVARELEV, from the coding sequence GTGCCCACGGGTCGAGTGAAGTGGTACGACGCGGCGAAGGGGTTCGGGTTCGTCACCAGCGACGAGGGCGGGGACGTGTTCCTGCCCAAAGGCGCACTGCCGTCCGGGGTCGCCGACCTGCGGGCAGGTCAGCGCGTCGAGTTCGGGGTGGTGGACAGCCGTAAGGGAGCCCAGGCTCTAGGCGTGAAGGTCTTGGACGCCCCGCCGTCGGTGGCCGAGCTGCGGCGCCGGCCGGCCGACGAGCTGCACGGCCTGGTGGAAGACATGATCAAGGTGCTGGAGGCGAAGGTCCAGCCGGACCTGCGGCGCGGCCGCTATCCGGACAAGCGGACGGCGCAGAAGGTCGCCCAGCTCGTGCACGCGGTGGCGCGCGAGCTCGAGGTCTGA
- a CDS encoding 1,4-dihydroxy-6-naphthoate synthase gives MALSLAVSPCPNDTFVFHALVHGLIPGAATVDLTFADVDVTNTAAERGEFDLVKVSYAALPWLLGDYELLPCGGALGRGCGPLVLTRHGHDGDLTGATVAVPGDRTTAYLLFRLWSRGNAPKRIEVVPFDRIMPGVADGTYDAGLVIHEARFTYPRHGLTALADLGEWWESDTGLPIPLGAILARKGVVDPRAATEWIRTSVSMAWADPDASREFVLAHANEMEPGVVDQHIALYVNEFTLDLGREGLAAADALLGRAAAAGLTPAVPTLLS, from the coding sequence GTGGCGCTATCTCTGGCGGTCTCGCCCTGCCCCAACGACACCTTCGTGTTCCATGCCCTCGTGCACGGCCTGATCCCCGGCGCGGCGACCGTCGACCTGACGTTCGCGGACGTCGACGTGACGAACACCGCCGCGGAGCGCGGGGAGTTCGACCTGGTCAAGGTCAGCTACGCGGCGCTGCCGTGGTTGCTCGGCGACTATGAGCTGCTGCCCTGCGGCGGCGCGCTGGGCCGAGGCTGCGGCCCGCTGGTGCTCACCCGGCACGGCCACGACGGCGACCTCACCGGCGCCACCGTCGCGGTCCCCGGCGATCGCACGACGGCGTACCTGCTCTTCCGCCTCTGGTCGCGGGGCAACGCCCCGAAGCGCATCGAAGTGGTCCCGTTCGACCGGATCATGCCGGGCGTGGCCGACGGCACGTACGACGCCGGCCTGGTGATCCACGAGGCGCGGTTCACCTATCCGCGCCACGGCCTGACGGCGCTCGCCGATCTCGGCGAATGGTGGGAATCGGACACCGGCCTGCCCATCCCGCTCGGTGCGATCCTGGCGCGCAAGGGCGTCGTCGACCCGCGGGCCGCCACGGAATGGATCCGCACCTCGGTGAGCATGGCCTGGGCCGATCCCGACGCGAGCCGGGAGTTCGTCCTGGCCCACGCGAACGAGATGGAGCCCGGCGTGGTCGATCAGCACATCGCGCTCTACGTCAACGAGTTCACCCTCGACCTGGGCAGAGAGGGTCTCGCGGCGGCGGACGCCCTGCTGGGCCGGGCCGCCGCGGCAGGACTCACGCCCGCGGTGCCCACTCTGCTGAGCTGA